Genomic segment of Sceloporus undulatus isolate JIND9_A2432 ecotype Alabama unplaced genomic scaffold, SceUnd_v1.1 scaffold_8110, whole genome shotgun sequence:
ACTCTCTTACCTCAGGATTTCTTAAACCTGATTAAAAGTTTGTTTCATTTGGCATTCAATCTAAAGAGAGCTTCATCTTGTCTCAACAAAGGCCTTCAGAAGGCTTCCTTTGCAGTTTTAAAACCAGTAGTCTTGGCACTCTTGAAATCCAAGATCCGTCATTCAACTACTCCTACCTTTTTAATGTTGCTCTGAAATGCTTTGTGCCGCACTGGCAACGCATGGAACAACTGCTGCACAATGACTGCTGTCCCTTGTTGGCGGAGATAAGGGACTCTCAGGGCAATTGTCCCTTTGTGATCAAACACCAGCCGCGTCCCAACCTTTGCTGACTTGTGACAGGTGAAAATGGAAACGTCGCTGCAAGAAGAACAGGCACTTTTGCTATTACTAAATAAATgctaagaaaataaatatatagatatataaaacaGCTGTATCTATTTTAAAACAGTGATATCTGCTTTTCTCATCTTTTTAACTTGGCTTCTCATTCTGCTCCACAAGTTTTAATAAAGGTCATAGTtataaagcatctgaggaagatcCAAAATcgtctgaggaaatagactgaagtctatggaagctcatgctgtcaacttctttcttttcattagtctcaaaggtgcttcaagatctctctacatgaggCTAAAACCGCTTTAGCTATTGCTTTTCCTTTATGGAGAAGAAGCATCTTACCTTAAAGCACACAAGGAACTCAGAGCTTCCCCTCGAAAGCCATATCTTTCA
This window contains:
- the LOC121918304 gene encoding putative postmeiotic segregation increased 2-like protein 1, which translates into the protein ALTKNKCSFSFVEVKLKDYGSDLIEVSDNGCVTEEENFAGLTLKHHTSKIQDFSHLTHIERYGFRGEALSSLCALSDVSIFTCHKSAKVGTRLVFDHKGTIALRVPYLRQQGTAVIVQQLFHALPVRHKAFQSNIKKVGVVE